One Psychrobacillus glaciei genomic region harbors:
- a CDS encoding VC0807 family protein, translating to MKINYILLELIVYLGLPYFIWTHGRGFIGDYYAMLLSTIPAIVYTIYRFMKDRQFNMIGFFIISSLMLSSILDLLAGSAIQMLWNSVWLSYAFTSIYIFSMIMQKPLAIYLAVEFMYLQGYSREKSKKLYFMKGNVKLFQFVTAIFVIRGLLMNSIMVWLIIDHGVDAFMHLIIVRKALGIVFSGLIFIGFLFAGNKAMRLVKEPNIEWSKLEAE from the coding sequence ATGAAAATAAACTATATCTTATTAGAGTTAATTGTATATTTAGGTTTACCTTATTTCATTTGGACACATGGTAGAGGTTTTATAGGTGACTATTATGCAATGTTATTATCTACAATTCCTGCAATCGTCTATACTATTTATCGTTTCATGAAAGACCGGCAATTTAATATGATTGGTTTTTTCATTATTTCTTCACTAATGCTTAGTTCTATACTTGATTTACTTGCTGGGTCTGCCATTCAAATGCTTTGGAATTCTGTTTGGTTGAGTTATGCATTTACTTCAATTTATATTTTTTCAATGATTATGCAAAAACCTTTAGCAATTTATCTTGCAGTTGAATTCATGTACCTACAAGGATACTCGAGAGAAAAAAGTAAAAAATTATATTTTATGAAAGGGAATGTGAAGCTATTTCAGTTCGTTACTGCCATTTTCGTTATTAGGGGACTTCTCATGAACTCCATTATGGTCTGGCTAATTATAGATCATGGTGTAGATGCGTTTATGCATTTAATTATCGTTAGAAAAGCATTAGGTATTGTATTTTCAGGTTTGATATTTATTGGATTTTTGTTTGCTGGAAATAAAGCTATGCGATTAGTGAAGGAACCAAACATTGAGTGGTCAAAGCTCGAAGCCGAGTAA
- a CDS encoding MerR family transcriptional regulator: protein MYSIGNLANMSNSTVRTLRYYDEIGLLTPSYLSDGGHRYYEEKDVIKLHYIKVLKEMGFNLISIRQMLENQNLSHKEALAMQLKVLEVEKERIEERKRSIRYLLQVSEFEDLENWKDVFDRIPMNSSPTPIEVYEKIWSKHFSKDEVQYLIQLPKIGDDTDTIKVYTTLINDIRQNIHIDISSPKAQDLATRWINLLERDFNGNFKFAEKVWNKQKEGKGDIGFYRFEQAIVDFIEKAITHYFQLKEKEY from the coding sequence GTGTATTCTATTGGAAATTTGGCGAATATGAGCAATTCAACAGTAAGAACGCTCCGTTACTACGATGAAATAGGACTGTTGACCCCATCATATTTGAGTGATGGAGGGCATCGATACTATGAAGAAAAAGATGTTATTAAATTACATTATATTAAGGTATTAAAGGAAATGGGCTTTAATTTAATCTCTATAAGACAAATGTTGGAAAATCAAAATTTGAGTCATAAAGAAGCTCTTGCAATGCAATTAAAAGTGTTAGAAGTAGAGAAGGAACGTATCGAGGAACGTAAACGATCTATTCGGTATTTACTTCAAGTGAGTGAATTTGAAGATTTAGAAAATTGGAAAGATGTTTTTGATCGTATTCCAATGAATTCCTCTCCCACTCCTATAGAAGTATATGAAAAGATTTGGAGTAAACATTTTTCCAAGGATGAAGTTCAATATCTAATACAACTTCCGAAAATTGGAGACGATACTGATACAATAAAGGTCTACACTACGTTAATAAACGATATTAGACAAAACATTCATATTGATATTTCAAGTCCAAAGGCTCAAGATTTGGCAACCAGATGGATTAATCTACTTGAAAGAGACTTCAACGGGAATTTTAAATTTGCCGAAAAAGTATGGAATAAACAAAAAGAAGGAAAAGGCGATATTGGATTTTATCGATTCGAACAAGCTATTGTAGACTTTATAGAAAAAGCAATTACTCATTATTTCCAACTAAAAGAGAAGGAATATTAA
- a CDS encoding GNAT family N-acetyltransferase, protein MNEKLLFAETEGLILRPFQDDDYENWYKGFNDRLQSQYKYDDGFSDMSYSTEEWFVKWIDGFRQAAEKDEMYILGVFRKEDGVNVGKVELITILRMDYQWAMMGYSIHNQFWKNGYGVDSVNAATKLFFSELNFHRIELHINTDNEPSKKLAEQAGFAFECNREQFSLENDKWTDFLIYYQNNN, encoded by the coding sequence TTGAATGAAAAGCTATTATTTGCTGAAACAGAGGGACTTATTTTAAGACCTTTTCAAGATGATGACTATGAAAATTGGTATAAAGGGTTTAATGATCGTCTACAATCACAATACAAATACGATGATGGGTTTTCGGATATGTCTTATTCTACTGAGGAATGGTTTGTCAAATGGATCGATGGGTTTCGGCAAGCTGCTGAAAAAGATGAAATGTACATATTAGGAGTATTTCGAAAAGAAGATGGAGTAAATGTTGGAAAAGTAGAATTAATCACAATTCTAAGAATGGATTATCAATGGGCAATGATGGGATATTCGATACATAATCAGTTTTGGAAAAATGGGTATGGTGTTGACAGTGTGAACGCAGCAACTAAACTATTCTTCTCTGAATTAAATTTTCATCGTATTGAATTGCATATAAATACGGATAATGAACCCTCTAAAAAATTAGCCGAGCAGGCTGGATTTGCTTTTGAATGCAATCGAGAACAATTCTCTCTAGAAAACGATAAATGGACGGATTTTCTGATTTATTATCAAAACAATAACTGA
- a CDS encoding aminoglycoside phosphotransferase family protein has protein sequence MIETLAKQIPIISNFIDIVQIKKGFSADEKYLIHFDNHKLLLRLFNLAELESKKIEYSILKRMQDYNVMCSRPITIGEIGNQGYMITTYIEGKDAEEEIRNYTDQEQFSIGIEAGKELKKMHQYVAPNHVSSWYSRKVEKHKKYMDAYLKCGVKVKNDQKIMDFIDNNIHLMKQRPNLFQHDDFHVGNIIVNNRGFSGVIDFNRYDWGDPIHEFLKIGIFSREISIPFSIGQIRGYFNNEEPDEYFWRMYSLYLAMCVFSSVVWTLKTIPDDMNKMLDKVYMFLEDHDYFSKLKPKWYI, from the coding sequence ATGATAGAAACCTTAGCAAAGCAGATTCCTATTATTAGTAATTTTATAGACATAGTTCAAATTAAAAAAGGATTTTCAGCAGATGAAAAGTATCTAATACATTTTGATAATCATAAGTTACTTCTTCGGTTGTTTAACCTAGCAGAGCTTGAATCTAAAAAGATAGAGTATTCTATTTTAAAGAGAATGCAGGATTACAATGTTATGTGCTCACGACCGATTACTATTGGTGAGATAGGAAATCAAGGGTATATGATTACAACCTATATAGAAGGTAAAGATGCTGAAGAAGAAATCCGAAATTACACAGATCAAGAACAATTTAGTATTGGCATTGAGGCTGGTAAAGAATTAAAGAAAATGCATCAATATGTTGCCCCTAATCATGTCTCATCGTGGTATTCAAGAAAAGTGGAAAAACATAAGAAATACATGGACGCATACTTAAAATGTGGCGTTAAAGTAAAGAATGATCAAAAAATAATGGATTTTATTGATAACAATATTCACCTAATGAAACAACGACCAAACTTATTTCAACATGATGATTTCCATGTTGGGAATATCATTGTTAATAACAGGGGATTCTCGGGAGTAATTGACTTTAACAGGTATGATTGGGGTGATCCAATTCATGAATTTCTTAAAATTGGAATTTTTAGCAGAGAAATAAGTATTCCTTTTTCAATTGGACAAATCAGAGGGTATTTTAATAATGAAGAGCCCGATGAATACTTTTGGAGGATGTATTCACTCTACTTAGCCATGTGCGTTTTTTCTTCTGTGGTATGGACTTTAAAAACTATTCCAGATGACATGAATAAGATGTTAGATAAAGTGTATATGTTTTTAGAAGATCATGATTACTTCAGTAAATTAAAACCTAAGTGGTACATCTAG
- a CDS encoding SH3 domain-containing protein, with protein MKSIKMRLGFITCLILLGWSYEEAYAESIWTSKCSSYGEIKPNQNPAFQHLNCLLTNAALEAKIPPEVVKAVASKENGAWKQFDENGEPVISKDNGIGIMQITNQLGYDQEKLKYDINYNIKVGVEILSDMYGRKDLPKIKGTGREIIENWYFPIMAYNGTKPSNSPIYQSSGLKNIDAYQEKVFAFIEKDSYINNTKLGQFPFNTADFEYDPNSSKNIYFKKMEYTLTNQMHTTAYQFQIGDKVEITENTVNLRSQPSTSSVAKTIANNTTLTIDGNFLYDQSLTSINQFVWYPVKTQDQKLAGYISSAYITKKLDVPAVKVMWGKTELKLGQTGKVTILSNTNLVKMESNGSLSTVRTLKKGEEYRVYSFNSNLGGLYGVGGGNYIQNSANIKYETPSKSKLALLSQ; from the coding sequence ATGAAATCAATTAAAATGAGACTAGGATTCATAACTTGTTTAATCCTCCTGGGTTGGTCTTACGAAGAAGCTTACGCTGAGTCAATATGGACATCTAAATGTTCATCATATGGTGAAATTAAACCAAACCAAAATCCTGCTTTTCAGCATTTGAACTGCTTACTTACGAATGCGGCTTTAGAAGCAAAAATCCCACCCGAAGTTGTAAAGGCTGTGGCTTCAAAAGAAAATGGGGCTTGGAAACAATTTGATGAGAATGGTGAGCCTGTAATATCAAAAGATAACGGGATCGGAATTATGCAAATCACCAATCAACTAGGATATGATCAAGAGAAATTAAAATATGATATCAACTACAATATTAAGGTAGGCGTCGAAATTCTTAGCGACATGTATGGTCGTAAAGATCTTCCAAAAATAAAAGGGACAGGACGAGAAATAATTGAAAATTGGTACTTTCCCATCATGGCTTATAACGGTACAAAGCCTAGCAACAGTCCTATTTATCAGTCTAGTGGATTGAAGAACATAGATGCCTATCAAGAAAAAGTTTTTGCATTTATTGAAAAAGATAGTTACATAAATAATACGAAATTAGGGCAGTTCCCTTTTAATACAGCTGATTTTGAATATGACCCTAACAGCAGTAAAAATATTTATTTCAAAAAAATGGAATATACTTTAACGAATCAGATGCATACTACTGCATATCAATTTCAAATAGGAGACAAGGTGGAGATAACAGAAAACACTGTAAACCTAAGGTCACAACCTAGTACTTCTTCAGTTGCAAAAACCATAGCAAACAATACTACATTGACTATAGATGGGAATTTTTTATATGACCAATCTTTAACAAGTATTAATCAATTTGTATGGTACCCAGTTAAAACACAGGATCAAAAGTTAGCAGGATATATTTCCTCTGCTTACATTACGAAGAAGCTAGATGTACCGGCTGTAAAAGTTATGTGGGGAAAAACAGAATTAAAATTAGGACAAACAGGTAAAGTTACTATTCTGTCTAATACAAACTTGGTAAAAATGGAGAGTAACGGTTCATTGTCTACGGTCCGTACTTTGAAAAAAGGCGAAGAATACCGAGTTTATAGTTTTAATAGTAATCTTGGCGGTTTATACGGTGTGGGTGGTGGAAATTATATTCAGAACTCCGCAAATATAAAATACGAAACACCTTCTAAAAGCAAGTTAGCATTACTTTCTCAATAA
- a CDS encoding IS3 family transposase (programmed frameshift) → MGKNVYTSEIKWAVVKEKMSGKLTTKEIMEKYGIKNKSQVETWMRWYRANEIHRFDQPIGKQYTFGHGPDFKSEEEKKDTQMNHLKMENEILKKVFGNDKGVEKHIVLQIVEKFRKNYTVSVILSALEIPRSSFYRWLAEGVEKILTLAEEAIIELCKKTKYRNGHRKIKALLKRDYGIKLDRNTVQKTMQKFHLQCKVKQKRKWKSQGESVVIAPNVLNRNFIASKPNEKWVTDITYIQYGSVTLYLSTIMDLYNNEIVTYKLYNHQQTPLVMDTLREALIARGNPQGVIVHSDQGSVYTSYAYQNALKENHLVSSMSRRGNCWDNAVIESFHSSLKTEEFSLAKFNSLSNVSVVQRIDEYIRHYNEERIQEKLGYLTPKEFGIAAA, encoded by the exons ATGGGCAAAAACGTGTATACAAGCGAGATTAAATGGGCAGTCGTCAAAGAAAAAATGAGTGGTAAACTAACAACGAAAGAAATTATGGAGAAATACGGAATTAAGAATAAATCTCAAGTTGAGACATGGATGAGATGGTATAGAGCGAATGAAATTCATCGTTTTGACCAACCGATTGGGAAACAATATACGTTTGGGCATGGGCCTGATTTTAAAAGTGAAGAAGAGAAGAAAGATACGCAGATGAACCATTTAAAAATGGAGAATGAGATTCTAA AAAAAGTATTTGGAAATGATAAAGGAGTTGAAAAACACATAGTTCTTCAAATCGTGGAAAAGTTCCGGAAAAACTATACAGTAAGTGTCATTTTATCAGCCTTAGAAATACCACGTTCCAGCTTTTATCGTTGGTTAGCTGAAGGTGTTGAGAAGATTTTAACCTTAGCAGAAGAAGCAATCATCGAACTATGCAAGAAAACGAAATACCGCAATGGTCATCGTAAAATAAAGGCGTTATTGAAAAGAGATTATGGAATTAAATTAGACCGCAATACCGTTCAGAAAACCATGCAAAAGTTTCATCTTCAATGCAAAGTAAAGCAAAAAAGAAAATGGAAATCTCAAGGTGAGTCAGTAGTAATTGCCCCAAATGTATTGAATCGTAACTTTATAGCTAGTAAACCGAACGAAAAATGGGTAACGGATATTACGTATATTCAATATGGTAGCGTCACATTATATCTTTCGACGATCATGGATTTATATAACAATGAAATTGTCACTTATAAGCTTTATAATCACCAACAGACTCCGTTAGTCATGGATACGTTGCGTGAAGCGTTAATAGCTCGCGGAAACCCCCAAGGTGTTATTGTTCATTCTGATCAAGGAAGTGTCTATACATCGTATGCTTATCAAAATGCCTTGAAGGAAAACCATTTAGTTAGCAGTATGTCCAGACGTGGAAACTGTTGGGATAATGCAGTAATTGAGTCCTTTCATTCTAGTTTAAAAACAGAAGAGTTTAGCCTAGCCAAGTTTAATTCATTAAGTAATGTCAGTGTTGTGCAAAGAATTGACGAGTATATTCGTCATTACAATGAAGAACGGATCCAAGAAAAATTAGGCTACCTTACGCCAAAAGAATTTGGCATTGCGGCAGCCTAA
- a CDS encoding HIT family protein, translating to MNESCFICNKHNGRVNTSGITIYEDEYVLVGHIDKKAKQNYLGHIMVDLKRHVPSLAEMTIQEAKAFGIVMSKVSKALKETENAEHVYALVSGNSVPHLHLHLVARYPNTPKEFWGPMEVYGWAEAPMGGNGEVIELCRRIKTFLQKEAQSELS from the coding sequence ATGAATGAGAGCTGCTTTATATGTAACAAACATAATGGGAGAGTTAATACCTCTGGTATTACGATTTATGAAGATGAGTATGTTTTAGTCGGTCATATTGATAAGAAAGCGAAACAAAATTACTTAGGGCACATTATGGTCGATTTGAAAAGACATGTGCCATCCCTTGCTGAAATGACAATACAAGAAGCAAAGGCTTTTGGGATTGTTATGTCTAAAGTAAGTAAAGCTCTAAAAGAAACTGAAAATGCAGAGCATGTATATGCACTTGTTTCTGGGAATTCAGTCCCTCATTTACATCTACATTTGGTAGCACGATATCCTAATACGCCTAAAGAATTTTGGGGTCCTATGGAAGTGTATGGTTGGGCTGAAGCACCTATGGGTGGTAACGGTGAAGTAATTGAGCTTTGTAGACGAATAAAAACCTTTTTACAAAAAGAAGCTCAAAGTGAACTATCATGA
- a CDS encoding protein phosphatase 2C domain-containing protein, translating to MTEYQWVGSQKTFVDEIDILKTDNNMILGRFGGNSSAGQYKNEDGCLIWEDQDNNWEFVIILDAHNSAQSAELVINTFKSNKEPINKHLNLEINEAFINIKKHILGIFCGNKFKAACEKVIGETACLIVIRKENYLWWFSIGDCVLLLNHPELSSLGEYQQNHRSFYEWIGQNSTFNKKVPCYSSGTKELRKGENHIFLTTDGLIECPNTTFNLPEAIFEKFVGLSNENGVKELLKIIKKCNVRDSTTIVSWKIINEKNATMPSDVK from the coding sequence ATGACTGAGTATCAATGGGTAGGTAGTCAAAAAACATTTGTGGATGAAATTGATATTCTAAAAACCGATAATAATATGATTTTAGGACGTTTTGGTGGGAATTCATCAGCAGGACAATACAAGAATGAGGATGGTTGTTTAATCTGGGAAGATCAAGATAATAATTGGGAATTTGTTATAATACTTGATGCTCATAACTCTGCCCAAAGTGCAGAACTCGTTATAAATACTTTTAAAAGTAATAAGGAGCCTATAAATAAACATCTTAATTTGGAAATTAATGAAGCATTCATTAATATTAAAAAACATATCTTAGGTATATTTTGTGGTAATAAGTTTAAAGCGGCTTGCGAGAAAGTAATAGGAGAAACAGCATGTCTAATTGTTATAAGAAAAGAAAATTATCTTTGGTGGTTTTCTATCGGAGATTGTGTTCTCCTTTTAAATCATCCTGAATTATCATCATTAGGTGAGTATCAACAAAACCATAGAAGTTTTTATGAATGGATAGGACAAAATAGTACGTTTAATAAAAAAGTACCTTGTTATAGTTCAGGAACGAAAGAATTAAGAAAGGGCGAAAATCATATATTCCTTACTACTGATGGTCTTATAGAATGTCCGAATACAACCTTCAATCTTCCAGAGGCGATATTTGAAAAGTTTGTTGGTTTATCAAATGAAAATGGTGTGAAGGAATTACTTAAGATAATTAAGAAGTGTAATGTTCGTGATAGTACAACAATAGTATCCTGGAAAATAATCAATGAAAAAAATGCTACAATGCCAAGTGATGTTAAGTAA
- a CDS encoding GNAT family N-acetyltransferase encodes MKIRLATSNDQQQMVNVLNKATLGLQAKGIYQWDYPWDINKIVTEIKNNYAYVLLLDEDIVGTFCIKDIDALSELTIDSKSNYLSQIAILPEYQGNNYGSEVTDFACSFAKEGNKTMYLDCWAGNKKLIDFYLNHGFEYLGDFPEEDYFISIFIFN; translated from the coding sequence ATGAAAATTAGATTGGCCACGTCAAACGATCAGCAACAAATGGTGAATGTATTAAATAAGGCGACGTTAGGTTTGCAAGCAAAGGGGATTTACCAGTGGGATTACCCTTGGGATATAAATAAAATTGTAACCGAAATAAAAAATAATTATGCGTATGTATTATTATTAGATGAAGATATAGTTGGGACTTTTTGTATAAAGGATATAGATGCTTTAAGTGAATTAACAATTGATTCTAAAAGTAATTACTTGTCTCAAATTGCCATTTTGCCAGAATACCAAGGTAATAATTATGGTTCCGAAGTAACGGACTTTGCTTGTTCTTTTGCAAAGGAAGGAAATAAGACGATGTATTTAGATTGTTGGGCTGGAAATAAAAAGTTAATAGACTTCTATTTGAATCATGGTTTTGAGTATCTAGGTGATTTTCCTGAAGAAGATTATTTCATCAGTATTTTTATATTTAACTAA
- a CDS encoding aminopeptidase — protein sequence MKDPRIQKIAALIVNHSIKVQPNEHILIQTNTEIELSVVREIIKEIHIAGGFAHSDLRDATVTRQLVLGGTKEQFEILAEIEVDRLAKMDGYINLRSPVNTSEHSDIPSEKMELYAKTYGKLQSEAIYKKKWMTTRFPNASMAQEARMSTEAFEDFYFDICTVDYKKLSEAMEPLKDYMEKTKVVEIKGPQTDLTFSIENMGVIKGDGTDNIPDGELYTAPIRDSVNGTITFNTPSTFNGFTYENISLTFANGKVVNASANHSEKLNEILNTDEGASFVGEFALAFNPKVKVPMNNTLFDEKIDGSFHIALGSCFDEADNGNKSAIHWDLISIQRPDYGGGEIYFDGQLIRKDGRFVIPELDVLNPEKILAQ from the coding sequence TTGAAAGACCCGAGGATACAAAAGATTGCAGCGTTAATAGTAAACCATTCAATAAAGGTACAACCAAACGAGCATATATTGATACAAACTAATACAGAAATTGAGCTTAGTGTTGTAAGAGAGATTATTAAGGAAATTCATATAGCTGGCGGTTTTGCACATAGCGATTTAAGAGATGCAACAGTAACAAGACAATTGGTTCTAGGTGGAACAAAAGAGCAGTTTGAAATCCTAGCTGAAATTGAAGTAGATCGCTTGGCGAAAATGGACGGATATATTAACTTGAGAAGTCCAGTAAATACTTCTGAGCACTCCGATATTCCCAGTGAAAAAATGGAGCTATATGCAAAGACATATGGTAAGTTGCAGTCTGAAGCCATCTATAAGAAAAAGTGGATGACAACTCGTTTTCCTAATGCGTCTATGGCACAGGAAGCTCGTATGAGTACAGAAGCTTTTGAAGACTTCTATTTTGATATTTGTACGGTGGACTACAAGAAACTTTCTGAAGCAATGGAACCATTAAAAGATTATATGGAAAAAACAAAGGTGGTCGAAATTAAAGGACCGCAAACTGATTTAACTTTCTCCATTGAAAATATGGGTGTGATTAAAGGCGATGGTACCGATAATATTCCCGATGGCGAGTTGTATACAGCGCCTATTAGAGATTCTGTAAATGGAACCATCACTTTTAATACACCTTCGACGTTCAATGGATTTACATATGAAAATATTTCACTGACATTTGCCAATGGAAAAGTGGTCAATGCATCAGCAAATCATTCGGAGAAACTTAATGAAATACTTAATACAGATGAAGGAGCAAGTTTCGTTGGTGAATTTGCGTTAGCCTTTAATCCGAAAGTGAAAGTTCCAATGAATAATACGTTATTCGATGAAAAAATTGATGGGAGTTTCCATATTGCTTTAGGTAGCTGTTTTGACGAAGCAGATAATGGGAATAAATCCGCCATTCATTGGGATTTAATATCTATACAGCGACCTGATTATGGTGGGGGAGAAATCTATTTTGATGGTCAGTTAATAAGGAAAGACGGGCGGTTTGTTATTCCTGAATTAGATGTATTAAATCCAGAAAAAATACTAGCTCAATAA
- a CDS encoding GNAT family N-acetyltransferase — MNDLFTIDCGEILLREFRIEDVDAIYELTSQPEIYEFLPDWRSTREQRLDWVTNYEIPDNKEFLANVPSIGERWLKLGIVLKETDEFIGFCNTGIKEELIGTNREVAYSISKHYRNKGYTTQAVKGLVNYLFENTDVKQLNAVVLPRNAASNKVIAKCGFHLRGNVEIEDQIHYHYMLVKK; from the coding sequence ATGAACGATTTATTTACAATAGACTGCGGTGAAATACTATTAAGAGAGTTTAGAATAGAAGATGTAGATGCTATTTATGAACTGACTTCACAACCTGAAATTTATGAGTTTTTACCAGATTGGCGTTCGACTAGAGAACAAAGGTTAGATTGGGTTACAAATTATGAGATACCGGATAATAAAGAGTTTTTAGCTAATGTCCCAAGCATAGGTGAAAGGTGGCTGAAGTTGGGAATTGTTTTAAAAGAAACTGATGAATTTATTGGTTTCTGTAATACTGGTATTAAAGAGGAACTAATTGGAACAAATCGAGAAGTTGCTTACTCTATTTCTAAGCATTATAGAAATAAGGGGTACACAACACAAGCAGTAAAAGGATTAGTAAATTACCTATTTGAAAACACTGATGTTAAACAATTGAACGCTGTGGTTCTTCCACGCAATGCAGCTTCAAATAAAGTAATAGCAAAATGTGGCTTTCATCTTAGAGGGAATGTTGAGATTGAAGATCAAATACATTATCATTACATGCTTGTAAAAAAATGA
- the xerA gene encoding site-specific tyrosine recombinase/integron integrase: protein MLLTKAWASFEADKRIEGFSPQTLKAYRLQSLLLIDYFKDVEIELLDTNQLKEYLAISGKHLKPASLAHRIRFMKSFFRWSHEEGYLSKNPTSKIKEPKVGKRIPKYLTEREIEHLRESCHSPIEKAIFEFMFSTGCRIGEVVALEKNHINWSNQSAIVRGKGDKEREVYFNTRCDIWLKRYIESRNDQNSAIFVTARQPHKMSVAQMRYIIKRISNRAEINKEIHPHQLRHSYATHLLNNGAPLEVIQSLMGHEKSETTKIYAQLSGRLRKEYYQKYF from the coding sequence TTGTTACTAACAAAAGCATGGGCTTCGTTTGAAGCTGATAAGCGAATAGAGGGCTTTTCGCCACAAACGTTGAAGGCCTACCGATTACAGTCTTTGTTACTAATTGATTATTTTAAGGATGTAGAGATAGAGTTACTGGATACAAATCAACTGAAAGAATATCTCGCTATATCCGGTAAGCATTTAAAACCAGCAAGTCTTGCACATCGCATTCGTTTTATGAAGTCATTTTTTCGTTGGTCGCACGAAGAAGGCTATCTGAGTAAGAATCCAACTTCCAAAATCAAAGAACCCAAAGTGGGAAAGCGGATACCTAAATATTTAACCGAACGGGAGATCGAACACCTTCGTGAATCCTGTCATTCCCCAATCGAAAAAGCAATTTTTGAATTCATGTTTTCTACTGGTTGTCGAATTGGAGAAGTAGTTGCGTTAGAAAAGAACCATATTAATTGGTCCAATCAATCCGCGATCGTAAGAGGAAAAGGAGACAAGGAAAGGGAGGTCTATTTTAATACACGTTGCGATATATGGCTTAAACGCTATATAGAAAGTCGGAATGATCAGAACTCTGCTATTTTTGTAACAGCCAGACAGCCACACAAAATGAGCGTCGCCCAAATGCGATACATTATCAAGCGAATCTCCAATCGTGCGGAAATTAATAAAGAAATTCATCCACACCAACTTCGACACAGCTACGCAACTCATTTGTTGAATAATGGAGCTCCTCTTGAAGTCATACAAAGTCTTATGGGGCATGAGAAAAGTGAAACCACCAAGATCTATGCTCAGTTAAGCGGAAGGTTAAGAAAAGAGTATTATCAGAAGTACTTTTAA
- a CDS encoding DUF3139 domain-containing protein, translating into MGRTKKIFKITLLIILIGIVIVPIVSIQANKYIYKNRVTTYLIEEKGFKKQDIESVEGVWGFKLPAFYAIVTFKNEPYVEYTYFAHDNDVFQFNYEIIEEGQKEGIKEEDLKNYNPRY; encoded by the coding sequence ATGGGGAGAACTAAGAAGATTTTTAAAATTACACTATTGATTATTCTTATTGGAATAGTAATTGTACCGATAGTATCAATACAAGCAAATAAATATATCTACAAAAATAGGGTAACTACTTACCTGATTGAAGAAAAAGGCTTTAAAAAACAGGATATTGAATCCGTTGAGGGTGTATGGGGATTTAAGCTACCAGCATTCTATGCAATTGTTACCTTCAAAAATGAACCATATGTTGAGTATACCTATTTTGCGCACGACAACGATGTATTTCAATTTAATTACGAAATCATTGAAGAGGGACAGAAAGAAGGCATTAAAGAGGAAGACTTAAAGAACTATAATCCACGTTATTGA